The genome window TCTAGATCGGGCGAACCGGCATCGTGCCGGCAGATCGGAAACTCGTTGACGTGATTCCGTGACAAGCGTATCCCACCTTGCGGACACCTGCAAGCTCACCGGATGCGGCAGGCGAGGAACTCAAACTGGCGGATCCCATTGACAATAAAGTCGGTGGATACACCGGCGGCAGAGACCATACCGCAGCTACTGCGAGGCTATCGGTATATCGCCATTCGCACCGAACTGGACAGAGTAGAAGCTGCTCGTAAGACTGCGGATCACATACCAAATGCCCGTCGATGGCCGCCAGACGGCGATGTCGGCCTTGTTATCGCCATCGTAATCGCTCGCGACCGGAACATCGCCTGCAGAACCGAATTGAAGCGCGCTAAACTGCCCGTTCTCGGTATAGGTGAAATACCACGTCCCGTTTGACGGCCGGAAAAGCGCGAGGTCGGCCTGCCCGCCGCCGTTAAAATCGCCTCGGACGGGCACGTCTCCGTTCGTCCCGAAGCCGAACGGCACAAACTGTCCATTGCTGCTGTGGATCCTGAACCACGAACCCGACGACGGCCTGAAAACACAAACGTCGCTGCGTCCGTCACCGTCGTAATCGCCGACGACCGGCTTGTCGCCATTCGCGCCAAATTGAACGTAGGTAAAGCCGCCGGTGCTCTGGAGAATGTACCAGATGCCGTTCGACGGGCGGAATAGCGCGAGGTCGCTGATGCTGTCGCCGTCATAGTCGCCGACGACCGGTATGTCTCCGTTAGCCCCGAATTGGAATCCCGAGACGTTGCCGGTCAGGCTTTCCATTCGAAACCATGTTCCGTTCGACGGCCGGAAAATTGTAAGGTCCAGGATACCGTCACCGTCAAAATCGCCAGGAGCGGGAATGTCGCCATTCGCACCAAATTGAGTGAGTTGAAAGCTGATGTTGCGAAAACTGTCGAATCGGTACCATGTGCCATTCGACGGCCGAAAGATCGCAAGATCGGCCTTCAGATCGCCGTCAAAATCGAGCGGCCGGTTTCCGTAAAAGATCTTTTGCAGATAGGGCCGGACGCCGACGCACCCGTTGGCATCCGCCGCTCGGATCGCGACTCGATTTGTCCCCGCGATGCCCGTGTATGTGCCGCTAAGCAATCCACTCGACGAAAGTGTGATCCCGGACGGCAGTTGGTTAGGTGCAAATCCCGGGAATACCGAGAAGCTGTAAGGCCCGGTGCCCCCAGTGGCCACCAATTGCTGGCTATAGGGACGATTGCGGACGATCACTTTTGACGGCTGCGGATCTATGGTGATCGCGGGACAATCACCGCCCGCGAGGCTGACCTTTGAGATGAAGGCGTTGCCGAGTAAGGTGTTTTGGTTCACGGCCTGGGGTGCACCGGCAGTAACAGGAAAGTTCGTCTCGGTTGTTGCTCCTGTGAGGTAGGAGTTGCCATTCGCATCAACGGCGATGTCGTAGATCGCGGTGCCGTTGCCGGCAGTCCCGTTGAGATATGTGCCGAAGAACAGCCCTGTTCCGGCGGTGTTGAACCTGCCAATAAAATTGGTTTGTGACGGGGTGATCGGCAGCGCGATCTGGTTCACCGGAAAGACCTCCGTGGCGCCGTTACCAGCGACATATGCTCGTCCGCTGCCATCGACGGTGATATTGCTGGTGTAGCCAACGGTTGCCGTGCTGAAGCCTGTAAAGGTCGAGTAGATCATCGATCCCGCAGGGCTCAGCTTGGTAAGCGCCGTTGAAACGCTAAAGCCTGTGCTTGGAGCGAACGGCTGAAACGATGTGGCCGTCGTCGGGAAGTTATTTGATTGGGTGTTTGTAGCAATATATACGTTGTTCGAGGCATCGACGGCAACATTAGCTGGCTCGGCGTCACGGCCCGAACCGCCGAGATACGTCGAGAAGAGCACTCCCGTGCCGGTGGAGTTGAGCTTGGTCACAAAACCGTCACGAAATCCGGAATACTGCGACTGGACCGCGCCCGCAGTGACAGGAAAATTTGTCGCCGTCGTATGTCCCGTAACGACGACATTGTTTGATGAATCAAGCGCGATCGACTGTGCCACCGAACTCTGCAGCCCGAACGCATCGGCAGCATTAAGGTTGCCGCCGCCGAGGAAGGTCGAGTAAACGAGGCCGGTTCCCGCCGGGTTGAATTTCATCACAAACCCATCAGCTCCAGAACCGGGAGCCGGAGCCGGACGGAACGCCCCGGCCGTCGTCGGGAAGGTCGAAAGTGAATTGAAGCCCGCAACATAAGCACTGTTCGATCCGTCGACGGCAACGGCCAACATTTCACCGTTAAAGCCAAAGGCGGGATCGCCGATATATGTGCTGTAATCCAAGCCATTCCCGGCCGTGTTTAGTTTGGTCAAAAAGCCCTTGAAGTTACCGCCGCAGCCCGGCGCGGTTGACGGTAGGAATACCCCTGGCGTCGTGGGGAAATTACAGGCCTGAGTAATACCCGTAACAAATGCGTTTCCGCCGGCGTTGACGGCAATGGCAGCCGCGAGCGTATTCCCGCCCTGAGGAATAGCGATCCCATTCAGATAGGTCGAATAGAGAAAGCCCGTCCCGGCGGCATTGATCTTTGTGACAAATGCGGAGGCGCCGCCCGTTATCTGTGTTTGAAAGGGATTGGCGGTCGGGAAGGTGGACGACGTTGTCGTCCCGGTCACGTATGCGTTGCCGCTCGGATCGAGGGCGATCCCGGTTGCCCGGTCACCGATGTTAAAGCCTCCTGTCCCCGGCGTTCCGCCCAAGAAAGTCGAATACGTCAGCACGGGATCGATGATCAGCGGCCGTGAACCGTCGTATTCACCGACCACGAAGCTAATTCTCCGTTTTTCGGCCGAGTCTGCGCGTATCGAATATCTTGCGGCGACTTCGAGCCTTTCGCCGTTCAACTCCTGATAGGCAAAAGGCTTACGCTGCACGATCTGCGTCCCGGCGACCGAGATCAGAAGATCGCCGTTCTCCGCCAACGCAAGTTCGTCGGCACCGGAGAATTCGAGGGCGATCGTATCGGGCGAAGCGTCAGAACTTACGACAAGGTCGAACTCAAGCTCTTGCTGGTTGCCGTAGAAAACCAGGTCTATCCCGCGATATATCTCCCGATATCTGACTTTTTCAAAGGTTGCGATGTCCGTCTTCCAATCAGAGGGATCGGTCCCGATCAGATAGTTGACCTTGCCTTCAAGCTCGTTCTCGGCCGTGATCGCCGCTTCAGCCTGCCTGCCGGCAAATGACATTTCAAGAAGGCCAGACCTATTGTCATTTTGAAGGGCGACCAAGGCACGGTCACGAGCCAGCATCATCGAATAGCCGCGGCCGCGCGCCGTATATCGCACCTCGGCGTCGCTTTGGCCGACATTCTCCTCAAAGTGAAGCGGGATCTTTCCATAATGGGCGACGGCGGCCGTTTTGGGATCCGTGGGCAGTGGGACCGATCCAGCGTCTTTCAGATACAAAAAACCTGCGGCAACCACAACGGCTGCGATGATAAGTGCGAGACGTTTTGACATACCTTTTCTCCTCCGAAAAATGGTTGAACCACCTGATGTTTGGGTCTATAATTCGAGTATCGACAATTAGGGCTTTTGCAGAGGATACTCCGATAGCGGTTCCCAAACAGGACAAAATTCGGAAGAATTGGTGAATTTTCCTCAATGGCAGAGAACGGTGACTTCCAGTTTCAAGGTTTCCGGATGCGGCAAGACGCGCAGGAGTTGAGCCGGAATGGTGACGAGGTGCATCTGGCAAAAAGGCCATTCCAGGTACTGAATTTCCTGATTCAGAACCGCGACCGCATCGTAGAACGCCGCGAACTCCTCGACCGCTTCTGGGACGGACATGACGTGTATGACGACGCCCTGCGCAAGTGTGTCGGCTCCATTCGCACGGCCCTCGGCGACACAAAACGTCCCGCTCGGTTCATCGAAACGCGCTATGGCAGCGGGTATCGATTCATTGCACCATTGGAGAACGGACACGCTCCGTTGCGATCCGATAAACGACACGATCAAGGTTGGCTATCGGACCTCGCAAATAGGCGCGTGTTCCTAGTCGCGCTCGCGGTCATTCTGGCTGCATTCATAGGGATGGGGCCCTATCTTGCCGTATCTGTCGGCCTCGTGACCGGACCTGCTCCTGAAACGGTGTCAGGTGTAAGGTCGATCGCGGTTCTTCCGTTGAAGAATCTTACTGCAAACCCGGAAAACGACTACATTTGCGAGGGATTGACCGAGAGCATCCTTAACGATCTTTCCAGGATCGACGGGCTTAGAACGGTCGGAAGCGGTTCGACGTCGGCGCTGAGCTACCGCCATGAGGATCCGCGTGAGATCGGACGGCTCC of Chloracidobacterium sp. contains these proteins:
- a CDS encoding SBBP repeat-containing protein; translation: MSKRLALIIAAVVVAAGFLYLKDAGSVPLPTDPKTAAVAHYGKIPLHFEENVGQSDAEVRYTARGRGYSMMLARDRALVALQNDNRSGLLEMSFAGRQAEAAITAENELEGKVNYLIGTDPSDWKTDIATFEKVRYREIYRGIDLVFYGNQQELEFDLVVSSDASPDTIALEFSGADELALAENGDLLISVAGTQIVQRKPFAYQELNGERLEVAARYSIRADSAEKRRISFVVGEYDGSRPLIIDPVLTYSTFLGGTPGTGGFNIGDRATGIALDPSGNAYVTGTTTSSTFPTANPFQTQITGGASAFVTKINAAGTGFLYSTYLNGIAIPQGGNTLAAAIAVNAGGNAFVTGITQACNFPTTPGVFLPSTAPGCGGNFKGFLTKLNTAGNGLDYSTYIGDPAFGFNGEMLAVAVDGSNSAYVAGFNSLSTFPTTAGAFRPAPAPGSGADGFVMKFNPAGTGLVYSTFLGGGNLNAADAFGLQSSVAQSIALDSSNNVVVTGHTTATNFPVTAGAVQSQYSGFRDGFVTKLNSTGTGVLFSTYLGGSGRDAEPANVAVDASNNVYIATNTQSNNFPTTATSFQPFAPSTGFSVSTALTKLSPAGSMIYSTFTGFSTATVGYTSNITVDGSGRAYVAGNGATEVFPVNQIALPITPSQTNFIGRFNTAGTGLFFGTYLNGTAGNGTAIYDIAVDANGNSYLTGATTETNFPVTAGAPQAVNQNTLLGNAFISKVSLAGGDCPAITIDPQPSKVIVRNRPYSQQLVATGGTGPYSFSVFPGFAPNQLPSGITLSSSGLLSGTYTGIAGTNRVAIRAADANGCVGVRPYLQKIFYGNRPLDFDGDLKADLAIFRPSNGTWYRFDSFRNISFQLTQFGANGDIPAPGDFDGDGILDLTIFRPSNGTWFRMESLTGNVSGFQFGANGDIPVVGDYDGDSISDLALFRPSNGIWYILQSTGGFTYVQFGANGDKPVVGDYDGDGRSDVCVFRPSSGSWFRIHSSNGQFVPFGFGTNGDVPVRGDFNGGGQADLALFRPSNGTWYFTYTENGQFSALQFGSAGDVPVASDYDGDNKADIAVWRPSTGIWYVIRSLTSSFYSVQFGANGDIPIASQ